The DNA sequence TGCACGAGAGCGACGGCGCGCGGCTGCGGGCCTGCGCGGCCACACTGGAAGAGGCGGGCTGGCAGGTCGGCGAGCACACCGAGCCGCGCACCAGGGCACGCTATCTGCTTGCGTCCCCACGACGGGCATGACATGCGTGCCAAGATCGGTGCACTGGGCACCGAAGGCGAGAAGGGGAAGCAGTGAGCGAGCAGTTTTCCGTCCGGGTCACCGTCCGCGGCTACGAGACCGACACCCAGGGGCACGTCAACCAGAGCGTGTACATCAACTACGCCGAGCACGCGCGCTGGTCGCTGCTCCAGGCCGCGGGCATCACCCAGACGGGGCTGATAGGCAAGGGCGTGGGTCCTGTCGCACTGGAGACGACCGTCCGCTACAAGCGTGAGCTCCTCGCCGGTGACGAGGTGGACATCACCTGCGCCTTCGAGTGGTCGGGCGGCCGGACGTTCAGTGTCCTGCAGACCATCAGCAAGGCCGACGGCACGGTGGCGGCCGAACTCAAGGGTGTCGGCGGGCTGCTGGACCTGCAGGAGCGCAAGCTGGTGGCGAACCCGCAGGACTACTTCAAGGAACTGTCCACGGACCCGAGCCTGTTCGGGCTGTAGTCAGACCTGCTCCTTGTCGTGCTCCTCGTCGTAGGTGGCACGCGACTGGGCGATGTAGACCCTGTTCCGCTCGGCCCAGTCGGTCAGGCGCTGCAGGGTCTCGTGCAACTCCCGCGCCACCGGTGTCAGTTCGTATTCCACCTTCGGCGGCACCGTCGGATGGACGGTGCGGGTGACGAGGCCGTCGCGCTCCAGATTGCGCAGGGTGAGGGTCAGCATCCGGCGGCTGATGCCCTCGATGCTGCGCTCCAGTTCGGTGAAGCGGATGGGTCCGTGCGCGGCGGCGACGAGGATCTGGACGCTCCACTTCCCGGAGACCCTGTCAAGAACTTCGCGGACCGGGCACGCGTGCGCGTTCACTGCCTGGACGGTTACACCGGTGTTCCTCTGGGACATCCA is a window from the Streptomyces sp. NBC_00299 genome containing:
- a CDS encoding winged helix-turn-helix transcriptional regulator translates to MSQRNTGVTVQAVNAHACPVREVLDRVSGKWSVQILVAAAHGPIRFTELERSIEGISRRMLTLTLRNLERDGLVTRTVHPTVPPKVEYELTPVARELHETLQRLTDWAERNRVYIAQSRATYDEEHDKEQV
- a CDS encoding acyl-CoA thioesterase produces the protein MSEQFSVRVTVRGYETDTQGHVNQSVYINYAEHARWSLLQAAGITQTGLIGKGVGPVALETTVRYKRELLAGDEVDITCAFEWSGGRTFSVLQTISKADGTVAAELKGVGGLLDLQERKLVANPQDYFKELSTDPSLFGL